The Aggregatilinea lenta genome includes a region encoding these proteins:
- a CDS encoding ABC transporter permease — translation MSSISLRQKGVFRPDARRIISIPEFGPLILLLAEIIIFSVMESRFYSSGNISNMLAFIPELGMIALGMTMLMTSGEFDLSVGAVFGITPIVMWTLLNEGAASLEVGFVVAMVIAALIGFANGWFVTRLKITSFLVTLGMQFVVRGSALYITDGFPQRTWNAESRLMNIIVGDFHISEFRIFASLLWFIAFAILLNYVLTQAKVGNWIQAAGGNPSSARARGVPVGRTKVWLFVLTAVMSGYAGITSSIRVSAANPNSGAGYELEVIAMVVIGGTLLSGGRGTIIGTVLGVLILRVMRNGIVFIGVPGLAYNIFIGAIILIMMSVHSLVERNLQPGE, via the coding sequence ATGTCATCGATCTCTCTCCGCCAAAAAGGTGTTTTCCGGCCCGACGCTAGAAGGATCATCTCCATCCCCGAGTTTGGGCCGCTCATCCTGCTGCTTGCTGAAATTATCATCTTCTCCGTGATGGAGTCGCGCTTCTACTCGTCGGGCAACATCAGCAATATGCTCGCCTTCATCCCGGAGCTGGGCATGATCGCGCTGGGCATGACCATGCTGATGACGTCGGGCGAATTCGACCTGTCGGTCGGCGCGGTCTTTGGCATCACGCCGATCGTGATGTGGACCCTGTTAAACGAAGGAGCCGCATCGCTCGAAGTCGGCTTTGTGGTAGCCATGGTGATCGCGGCCCTGATCGGGTTTGCTAACGGCTGGTTCGTCACCCGGCTGAAGATCACCTCGTTCCTCGTCACGCTCGGCATGCAGTTCGTCGTGCGCGGCAGCGCCCTCTACATTACGGATGGCTTTCCGCAGCGCACCTGGAACGCCGAATCGCGGCTGATGAATATCATCGTCGGCGACTTTCACATTAGCGAGTTCCGCATTTTCGCGTCGCTGCTCTGGTTCATTGCCTTTGCCATCCTGCTGAATTACGTGCTCACACAAGCCAAGGTGGGCAACTGGATTCAGGCGGCGGGCGGCAACCCCAGCTCGGCGCGCGCGCGCGGGGTGCCCGTCGGGCGCACGAAGGTGTGGCTGTTCGTGCTGACGGCGGTTATGTCCGGGTATGCCGGAATCACCAGCTCGATCCGCGTTTCGGCAGCCAACCCGAACAGCGGTGCAGGCTACGAGCTGGAAGTCATCGCGATGGTCGTGATCGGCGGGACACTGCTTTCGGGCGGCAGGGGCACGATTATCGGCACGGTTCTCGGCGTACTCATCCTGCGCGTCATGCGCAACGGGATCGTCTTCATCGGTGTGCCGGGGCTGGCCTATAACATCTTCATCGGCGCGATTATCCTCATCATGATGTCCGTGCACTCGCTCGTCGAGCGGAACTTGCAGCCAGGAGAGTAA
- a CDS encoding MBL fold metallo-hydrolase: protein MIQPVQSGQALLDDIDATHPGAGEVAIWWLGQSGYAIKTASALFYIDLYLSEHLTAKYAATEKPHVRMTAAPLRGADIRNAEWVFASHKHSDHLDPGTMPDLFAASPGARLVLPAALVEYAADTLGLDRARLIPTRGEETIRVGPLTVHSLPSAHPTFEHDPASGYPFLGYAIEVDGLTLYHSGDTLVYDGLAERLKPFAPDILFLPINGTSERLAQLKVPPNINAKEAVTLAQAVSPRLVIPHHYDMFTFNTVDVSEFTRRADAAGLSYAVLRCGERFEWRRNAV from the coding sequence ATGATTCAGCCCGTGCAAAGCGGCCAGGCGCTGCTTGACGACATCGACGCGACCCATCCCGGCGCGGGAGAAGTTGCGATCTGGTGGCTGGGCCAGAGCGGGTACGCCATCAAAACCGCGTCGGCGCTGTTTTACATCGACCTGTACCTGTCGGAACACCTCACCGCCAAGTACGCCGCGACGGAAAAACCGCACGTCCGCATGACGGCGGCTCCGCTGCGCGGCGCGGACATCCGCAACGCAGAGTGGGTGTTCGCCAGCCACAAGCACAGCGATCACCTCGATCCCGGCACGATGCCGGATCTGTTCGCAGCGTCGCCCGGCGCACGGCTGGTGCTGCCCGCCGCGCTGGTCGAGTATGCCGCAGACACGCTCGGCCTGGACCGGGCGCGGCTGATCCCCACGCGCGGCGAGGAGACGATCCGGGTCGGGCCGCTCACGGTGCATAGCCTGCCCTCGGCCCACCCCACCTTCGAGCACGATCCTGCGAGCGGCTACCCGTTCCTGGGCTACGCGATCGAGGTGGACGGCCTGACGCTGTACCACAGCGGCGACACGCTCGTCTACGATGGGCTGGCCGAACGCCTGAAGCCGTTCGCGCCGGACATCCTGTTTCTGCCCATCAACGGCACGAGCGAGCGGCTGGCGCAGCTCAAAGTGCCACCCAACATCAACGCCAAAGAAGCCGTAACGCTGGCGCAAGCCGTATCGCCCCGGCTGGTGATCCCGCACCACTACGACATGTTCACCTTCAACACGGTGGACGTGAGCGAGTTTACCCGCCGCGCGGACGCCGCCGGACTGTCCTACGCCGTGCTGCGCTGCGGCGAGCGGTTCGAGTGGCGGCGCAACGCCGTTTGA
- a CDS encoding FecCD family ABC transporter permease, giving the protein MAVQVKHARTNTTRLLGSRSLLLPGLGVAALLLILCVVWSITLGAADVKPQTVYDALLRFDDTQFEHLIIRTVRLPRVLSGVVVGAGLAAAGAIMQGLTRNPLADSGILGINAGAAFAVVIAVYLVGNPPMAVYALAALVGAGLAAILVYGLGSVGRGGATPLRLTLAGVILTAFVSSLTTAILIQDQETLDKIRFWTAGSLAGRDMDLLRQMSPIVIVGLVGSLLISRQITTISLGEDVAKGLGQNTLVVKAAAAVMVVLLAGGSVALAGPIGFVGLIVPHLARFVAGVDYRWIIPYSMILGGMLVTVADVVARIALRPQELPVGIMMAVLGAPFFIFLARWKVRR; this is encoded by the coding sequence ATGGCCGTTCAAGTCAAACACGCGCGCACGAACACCACCCGCCTGCTGGGCAGTCGGTCGCTGCTGCTGCCGGGGCTGGGGGTCGCGGCCCTGCTGCTGATTCTCTGCGTGGTGTGGAGCATCACACTCGGTGCCGCCGACGTGAAGCCGCAGACGGTGTACGACGCGCTGCTCCGTTTCGATGACACGCAGTTCGAGCACCTGATCATTCGCACCGTGCGCCTGCCGCGCGTGCTGTCCGGCGTGGTGGTCGGAGCAGGGCTGGCCGCCGCCGGGGCGATTATGCAGGGGCTGACCCGCAACCCGCTCGCGGACAGCGGCATCCTCGGCATCAACGCGGGCGCGGCGTTCGCGGTCGTGATCGCCGTGTACCTCGTCGGCAACCCGCCCATGGCGGTCTACGCGCTGGCGGCGCTCGTCGGGGCCGGGCTGGCGGCGATCCTGGTCTACGGCCTCGGCTCGGTGGGGCGCGGCGGCGCGACCCCGCTGCGACTGACGCTGGCGGGTGTCATCCTGACGGCGTTCGTCTCGTCCCTGACCACCGCGATCCTGATCCAGGACCAGGAGACGCTCGACAAGATCCGCTTCTGGACCGCCGGGTCGCTGGCCGGGCGCGACATGGATCTGCTGCGCCAGATGTCGCCCATTGTCATCGTCGGGCTGGTGGGGTCGCTGCTCATTAGCCGCCAGATCACGACGATCAGCCTGGGCGAAGACGTGGCAAAGGGCCTGGGGCAGAACACGCTGGTGGTGAAGGCGGCTGCGGCGGTGATGGTGGTATTGCTGGCGGGCGGGTCGGTGGCGCTGGCCGGGCCGATCGGCTTCGTCGGGCTGATCGTGCCGCATCTGGCGCGGTTCGTCGCCGGGGTGGACTATCGCTGGATCATTCCCTATTCGATGATCCTGGGCGGCATGCTGGTCACTGTGGCGGACGTGGTGGCGCGCATCGCGCTGCGCCCGCAGGAACTGCCGGTCGGCATCATGATGGCCGTGCTGGGCGCGCCGTTCTTCATCTTTCTGGCGCGGTGGAAGGTGCGGCGCTGA
- a CDS encoding sugar isomerase domain-containing protein, protein MDPALAYLDAAEAILKRIREHEMEHIERAAEICAHTIANDGLVHMFATGHSRMMIEEMYPRHGSFPGFHPIVELSLTYHTQVVGANGQRQAMFLEHVEGFAPVILRNFVLQPPDSFLIFSNSGVNEVVVEMALEAKKRDLLVIAVISKDHSRLQPPKHSSGKKLIDIADVTIDNCTPAGDAMVRVEGLDDPVGPGSTIGGAAVTNALKCAIAQRLVALGKPPLVLTSSVFAGAEKSQQGFEDSYDDYRRRLKRVYGG, encoded by the coding sequence ATGGACCCGGCCCTGGCCTACCTGGATGCGGCGGAGGCGATCCTCAAGCGCATCCGCGAACACGAAATGGAGCACATCGAGCGCGCGGCAGAGATCTGCGCGCACACGATCGCCAATGACGGGCTGGTGCATATGTTCGCCACCGGCCACTCGCGCATGATGATCGAGGAAATGTACCCGCGCCACGGCAGCTTCCCCGGCTTCCACCCGATCGTGGAACTGTCGCTCACGTACCACACTCAGGTGGTGGGCGCGAACGGGCAGCGGCAGGCGATGTTTCTCGAACACGTCGAGGGCTTCGCGCCGGTCATCCTGCGCAACTTCGTGCTCCAGCCGCCGGACAGCTTTCTGATTTTCTCTAACAGCGGCGTGAACGAGGTCGTGGTGGAGATGGCGCTCGAAGCGAAAAAACGCGATCTGCTCGTCATCGCCGTGATCTCCAAAGACCACAGCCGCTTGCAGCCACCCAAGCACAGTTCCGGCAAGAAGCTGATCGATATTGCCGACGTCACGATCGACAACTGCACACCCGCCGGGGATGCAATGGTCCGCGTCGAAGGGTTGGACGATCCGGTCGGCCCCGGCTCGACGATCGGCGGGGCGGCGGTGACGAACGCGCTGAAGTGCGCCATCGCGCAGCGGCTCGTGGCGCTCGGCAAGCCGCCGCTCGTGCTGACCAGCAGCGTGTTCGCCGGGGCGGAAAAGTCGCAGCAGGGCTTCGAGGACTCGTACGACGACTACCGGCGGCGGCTCAAGCGCGTGTACGGAGGCTGA
- a CDS encoding methionine synthase — protein sequence MTSNLPLLPTSVIGSYAWPAWLHTALAAAQRGEYGPDDMLETQNDAVDLALRDQDDAGVDIITDGEMRRVGFFTAEFYGHMTGLIELPPRRKVGVVGHDQREGYEATAPVEAPAGLGLVQEFEYARTRTATPLKVPCPGPFTLAGRIRPGSIYKDRIDVAYALAAIINRELKALVQAGVTFIQLDEPSYAVHSRAGAPEEFVKLFNTAVDGVNAKIGLHLCFGNFVGRPVAKRTYRPLFPYILDVRADQLALEFANREMAELDLWREFASEKELAAGVVDVKNYYVETPADVAERIRRVLEVAPAEKVTLTPDCGFSQTARWASRAKLKALVDGTKIVRAELTGT from the coding sequence ATGACGTCCAATCTGCCGCTTTTGCCCACCAGTGTGATCGGATCTTACGCGTGGCCCGCGTGGCTGCACACGGCGCTGGCTGCCGCGCAGCGCGGGGAATACGGGCCGGACGATATGCTCGAAACGCAGAACGACGCCGTCGATCTGGCCCTGCGCGACCAGGACGACGCGGGCGTGGACATTATCACCGACGGTGAGATGCGCCGGGTCGGGTTCTTCACCGCCGAGTTTTACGGCCATATGACCGGGCTGATCGAGCTGCCGCCGCGCCGCAAGGTCGGGGTGGTGGGGCACGACCAGCGCGAGGGCTACGAAGCCACTGCGCCGGTCGAAGCGCCTGCGGGCCTGGGGCTGGTGCAGGAGTTTGAATATGCGCGCACGCGCACCGCGACGCCGCTAAAGGTGCCGTGTCCCGGGCCGTTCACGCTGGCGGGGCGCATCAGGCCCGGTAGTATTTACAAAGACCGCATCGACGTGGCCTACGCGCTGGCGGCGATCATCAACCGCGAGCTGAAGGCGCTCGTCCAGGCGGGCGTGACGTTCATCCAGCTTGACGAGCCGTCCTACGCGGTGCACTCGCGGGCAGGCGCGCCGGAGGAATTCGTGAAGCTGTTCAACACCGCTGTGGACGGCGTGAACGCCAAAATCGGGCTGCACCTGTGTTTCGGGAATTTCGTCGGGCGTCCGGTCGCCAAGCGCACCTATCGCCCGCTGTTCCCGTACATTCTCGACGTGCGCGCCGACCAGCTTGCGCTGGAGTTTGCCAACCGCGAAATGGCCGAGCTTGACCTGTGGCGCGAGTTCGCCAGCGAGAAGGAACTGGCGGCGGGCGTGGTGGACGTCAAGAACTACTACGTTGAGACGCCCGCCGATGTGGCTGAGCGCATCCGGCGCGTGTTGGAAGTCGCTCCGGCGGAAAAAGTGACACTCACGCCCGACTGCGGCTTCAGCCAGACGGCCCGCTGGGCCTCGCGCGCCAAGCTCAAGGCGCTGGTGGATGGCACGAAGATCGTGCGCGCCGAGCTTACGGGCACGTAA
- a CDS encoding MoaD/ThiS family protein, which produces MPRVKFTSHLQRYFPTLQETTVEGRTVAEVVAALDERYPGLADYVLDDQGSLRKHVNIFIDEDVITDRTTLQDPVSELNRVYIFQALSGG; this is translated from the coding sequence ATGCCTCGCGTGAAATTTACCAGCCATTTGCAGCGCTATTTCCCCACCCTGCAAGAGACTACCGTAGAAGGCCGCACCGTTGCGGAAGTGGTCGCCGCATTGGACGAGCGCTATCCGGGGCTGGCCGACTACGTGTTAGACGACCAGGGATCGCTGCGCAAGCACGTCAATATCTTCATCGACGAGGACGTCATTACCGATCGCACCACGCTGCAAGATCCGGTCAGTGAGCTGAACCGGGTCTATATCTTCCAGGCGCTTTCGGGCGGATAA
- a CDS encoding uroporphyrinogen decarboxylase family protein: MLTSRERVERALNHQEADCVPLDLGSSGTTGMQVNSVYQLRQALGLDAPGTPVKVTEPFQMLGEIKPDLLDALGADVVGVSAPKNFFGFKNENWKEWTTFDGTPVLVPAAFNTELEPNGDIVQYPEGDRSVPPGARMPAGGWYFDAIIRQPPVDDENLNVEDNLEEFGPISDEDLAYFEAEITRLYEGTDKAILANFGGTGFGDIALVPAPWLKHPKGIRDVAEWYMSTALRRDYIYEVFDRQCEIALDNLAKLYEVVGNRITAAYITGTDFGAQNGPFISPKAYRDLYMPFHQRVNDWVHQNTTWKTFIHSCGSVRKLYPDFIEAGFDIHNPVQTGAAKMDPAELKAEFGDRITFWGGGIDTQRTLPFGTADEVRQEIHERFKIFAPGGGFVFNSIHNVQACVPVENLLALYDAVREFRAYPVR, from the coding sequence ATGTTAACGTCACGCGAGCGCGTCGAACGAGCGCTCAACCATCAGGAAGCGGACTGCGTGCCGCTCGATCTGGGCAGCAGCGGGACCACCGGCATGCAGGTCAACTCGGTTTACCAGCTTCGTCAGGCGCTGGGGCTGGACGCGCCGGGCACGCCGGTCAAGGTCACCGAGCCGTTCCAGATGCTCGGCGAAATCAAACCGGACCTGCTCGACGCCCTGGGCGCGGATGTGGTCGGCGTCAGCGCGCCCAAAAATTTCTTCGGGTTCAAAAACGAGAACTGGAAAGAATGGACGACCTTCGACGGCACGCCAGTCCTGGTGCCCGCCGCGTTCAACACGGAACTGGAGCCTAACGGCGATATCGTGCAGTACCCGGAAGGCGACCGCTCCGTGCCGCCCGGCGCGCGCATGCCCGCCGGAGGCTGGTACTTCGACGCGATCATCCGCCAGCCGCCGGTCGACGACGAAAACCTGAACGTCGAGGACAACCTGGAGGAGTTCGGGCCGATCAGCGACGAGGATCTGGCCTACTTCGAGGCGGAGATCACGCGGCTGTACGAGGGCACGGATAAGGCCATCCTGGCGAACTTCGGCGGGACGGGCTTTGGTGACATCGCGCTGGTGCCTGCGCCCTGGCTCAAGCACCCGAAGGGCATCCGCGACGTCGCGGAGTGGTACATGAGCACCGCCCTGCGCCGCGACTACATCTACGAGGTCTTCGACCGCCAGTGCGAAATCGCGCTCGACAACCTGGCGAAGCTCTACGAGGTCGTCGGCAACCGCATCACCGCCGCCTACATCACCGGGACAGACTTCGGCGCGCAGAACGGCCCGTTCATCTCGCCCAAAGCCTACCGGGACCTGTACATGCCGTTCCACCAGCGCGTGAACGACTGGGTTCACCAGAACACCACCTGGAAGACGTTCATCCACTCGTGCGGATCGGTGCGCAAGTTGTACCCGGACTTCATCGAGGCCGGGTTCGACATCCACAATCCGGTGCAGACGGGCGCGGCCAAGATGGATCCTGCCGAACTCAAGGCGGAATTTGGCGACCGCATCACGTTTTGGGGCGGCGGCATCGACACGCAGCGCACGCTGCCGTTTGGCACGGCGGATGAGGTGCGCCAGGAGATCCACGAGCGCTTCAAGATCTTCGCGCCGGGCGGCGGCTTCGTCTTCAACTCGATCCACAACGTTCAGGCGTGCGTGCCGGTCGAAAACCTGCTGGCGCTGTACGACGCCGTGCGGGAGTTCCGGGCCTATCCGGTTCGCTGA
- a CDS encoding shikimate dehydrogenase family protein, translated as MPDAPEFDVVTRDVPTAYFFGVTTGRSLSRRMFPRWAEILGLGNAELVGLDLPINGPAEVYRRAIYQIKCDPLSLGAVITTHKLNTLSAARDLFDVLTAEAQLTQEVASVYKRDGKLVGHAVDPITSGLSMQQFVPPGTWNRSKAHILCLGAGGSATAISVYLTRTLPPEDRPTRVIFVNRGRPRLDSLRDLLDTHMPASGIEFEFVENSDPAANDRLMAALPPGSMVINATGMGKDTPGSPITDEGVFPQGGFAWELNYRGELDFLHQAERQRAARNLTVVDGWYYFLAGWSMIVGQIFDVDITPALFNELRAAAEALR; from the coding sequence ATGCCCGACGCCCCCGAATTCGATGTCGTGACGCGCGACGTGCCCACCGCCTACTTTTTCGGCGTCACGACCGGGCGCTCGCTCAGCCGCCGGATGTTCCCGCGCTGGGCCGAGATCCTGGGGCTAGGGAACGCGGAGCTGGTCGGGCTGGACCTGCCGATCAACGGGCCAGCCGAGGTGTACCGCCGGGCGATCTACCAGATCAAGTGCGATCCCCTGTCGCTAGGCGCGGTCATCACCACGCACAAGCTCAACACGCTGAGCGCGGCCCGCGACCTGTTCGATGTGCTGACCGCCGAAGCGCAGCTCACGCAGGAAGTTGCGTCGGTGTACAAACGCGACGGCAAGCTGGTCGGGCACGCGGTCGATCCGATCACGTCGGGGCTGTCCATGCAGCAGTTCGTCCCGCCGGGCACCTGGAACCGGAGCAAGGCGCACATCCTGTGTTTGGGCGCGGGCGGATCGGCAACCGCCATCAGCGTCTACCTTACCCGCACGCTGCCGCCGGAAGACCGGCCCACGCGGGTGATCTTCGTCAATCGCGGCAGGCCGCGCCTGGACAGCCTGCGCGACCTGCTCGACACCCACATGCCCGCATCCGGCATCGAATTCGAGTTCGTGGAAAACAGCGATCCCGCCGCCAACGACCGCCTCATGGCCGCGCTGCCGCCGGGATCGATGGTGATCAACGCCACCGGCATGGGCAAAGATACGCCCGGCTCGCCCATCACGGACGAGGGCGTGTTTCCGCAGGGCGGTTTCGCCTGGGAACTGAACTACCGGGGCGAGCTTGATTTTCTGCATCAGGCGGAACGGCAGCGCGCCGCGCGCAACCTGACCGTGGTCGATGGCTGGTACTACTTCCTGGCGGGCTGGTCGATGATCGTCGGCCAGATCTTCGACGTCGACATCACGCCCGCGTTGTTCAACGAGCTGCGTGCCGCCGCCGAAGCCCTGCGATAA
- a CDS encoding WD40/YVTN/BNR-like repeat-containing protein encodes MTSDTLLLGTHKGLLMLDVSGPRPALTCEVFTGIPVSHAMLDPRHNTMWACLDHGHWGQKLHRSRDFGQTWEEIPAPKYPLGEEISEGVPATVSYLWLVAPGGADQPERLYIGTEPGGLFQSDDGGQTFELVESLWNHPTRKDYWFGGGRDYAGLCSIIVDPRDSQHIIIGISVGGVYESTDGGKSWEPRNEGCTADYLPNPTAIAGQDPHYVVSSPKHPDVLWQQNHCGVFRSTNGGRLWEKVSQPGGPVNFGFAIAVDDDAPDTAWVIPAVADECRIAVGGALCVSRTDDGGKTWTAFRDGLPQEQCYDLVFRHALDKQGDRLAFGTTTGNVYLSDDRGESWRCLGSNFPPVSSVRFLPRR; translated from the coding sequence ATGACTTCGGACACACTGCTACTTGGAACGCACAAAGGGCTGTTGATGCTCGACGTGAGCGGGCCGCGCCCCGCGCTGACGTGCGAGGTATTCACGGGCATCCCCGTGTCGCACGCGATGCTCGATCCGCGCCACAACACGATGTGGGCCTGTCTGGATCACGGGCATTGGGGCCAGAAGCTGCACCGCTCGCGGGATTTTGGGCAGACGTGGGAGGAGATCCCCGCGCCGAAGTACCCGCTGGGTGAGGAGATCTCGGAGGGCGTGCCCGCGACCGTCAGCTACTTGTGGCTGGTGGCTCCCGGCGGCGCGGACCAGCCGGAGCGCCTCTACATCGGGACGGAACCCGGCGGCCTGTTCCAGAGCGACGACGGCGGGCAAACCTTCGAGCTGGTCGAGAGCCTGTGGAATCACCCGACGCGCAAGGATTACTGGTTTGGCGGCGGGCGTGACTACGCGGGGCTGTGCTCGATCATCGTGGACCCGCGCGACAGCCAGCATATCATCATCGGCATCAGCGTGGGCGGCGTGTACGAATCCACCGACGGCGGCAAAAGCTGGGAGCCGCGTAACGAGGGCTGCACGGCGGACTACCTGCCCAACCCAACCGCCATCGCCGGGCAAGATCCGCACTATGTGGTTTCCAGCCCGAAGCACCCCGACGTGCTGTGGCAGCAAAATCACTGCGGCGTGTTTCGCAGCACGAACGGAGGCCGCCTCTGGGAGAAGGTCTCGCAGCCGGGCGGTCCGGTCAACTTCGGCTTTGCGATTGCGGTGGACGACGACGCGCCCGATACGGCGTGGGTGATCCCGGCGGTTGCGGACGAGTGCCGGATCGCCGTCGGCGGGGCGCTGTGCGTGAGCCGCACGGACGATGGCGGCAAAACGTGGACGGCGTTCCGCGACGGGCTGCCGCAGGAGCAGTGCTACGATTTGGTTTTCCGGCACGCCCTGGACAAACAGGGGGACCGGTTGGCCTTTGGGACCACGACCGGCAACGTTTACCTGTCCGACGATCGCGGCGAGTCGTGGCGATGCCTGGGCAGCAACTTCCCGCCGGTCAGCTCTGTGCGCTTCCTGCCTCGACGCTGA
- the deoC gene encoding deoxyribose-phosphate aldolase, with protein MDYTYQDIAKMIDHSLLNPTLTQDALEEGIRLALDYDAASVCILPYYLKRCADLLRGSDVRASTTIGFPHGGHTTAIKVAEAEQALADGGEELDMVVNISQVLSGKWDYVAKDIRAVTEVTHAAGQKVKVIFENCYLNDDQKIMLCKICGEIGVDWVKTSTGYGSGGATDEDLTLMRAHVPASVQVKAAGGVRTLDRLLEVRALGVTRCGATRTAGILDEAKARLGL; from the coding sequence ATGGATTACACCTATCAAGACATCGCCAAGATGATCGACCATTCGCTGCTTAACCCGACGCTGACGCAGGACGCGCTCGAAGAAGGCATCCGGCTGGCGCTGGACTACGACGCGGCCAGCGTGTGCATCCTGCCGTACTATCTCAAGCGCTGCGCGGATCTGCTGCGCGGCAGCGACGTGCGGGCCAGCACGACGATCGGGTTCCCGCACGGCGGCCATACGACCGCGATCAAGGTGGCCGAGGCGGAGCAGGCTCTTGCGGATGGCGGCGAAGAACTGGACATGGTGGTCAACATCAGCCAGGTGCTCAGCGGCAAGTGGGATTACGTCGCCAAAGACATCCGCGCCGTGACCGAGGTGACGCACGCCGCCGGGCAAAAGGTCAAGGTCATCTTCGAGAACTGTTACCTGAACGACGACCAGAAGATCATGCTGTGCAAGATCTGCGGCGAGATCGGTGTAGACTGGGTCAAGACCTCGACCGGGTACGGGTCCGGCGGCGCGACGGACGAGGACCTGACGCTCATGCGCGCGCACGTTCCGGCCAGCGTGCAGGTCAAGGCGGCGGGCGGCGTGCGCACGCTGGATCGTTTGCTGGAAGTACGCGCGCTGGGTGTCACACGCTGCGGTGCGACCCGCACGGCAGGCATTCTGGACGAGGCGAAGGCGCGCCTGGGGCTGTAG
- a CDS encoding substrate-binding domain-containing protein, producing MIKKLGLLLLTLTLVLAFAVPYTASAQDDTRVFYWISHGSPADPVWTYFLDGAEQWSADTGIEVRTSFHSGDVPSHQEAFRAAIAAGATGIVTSTPDPGSLTEVIAEAHDAGIPVIIINTEDADSGRDAYVGGDNVEIGRRWAQYLVDNGFVSEGDFVWMPVEVPGATYQALETEGISSVFDPLGIEYEVTDATLDQAEIITRMSDYLTANQDNIDAIIGLGDLVTGSIARVFDQVGVEAGAIPVVGWGNSPETAQEVLDGYVNAAMWQDPQATSYMGLTMAMMASSGIPPGFDVIVGTLYEADSAEIYLNIMQGG from the coding sequence ATGATTAAAAAGCTCGGTCTGCTTCTACTGACTTTGACTCTGGTCCTCGCATTCGCAGTTCCGTATACTGCCTCGGCCCAAGACGACACCCGCGTCTTCTACTGGATTTCGCACGGCTCCCCGGCGGACCCGGTCTGGACGTACTTCCTCGATGGTGCTGAGCAGTGGTCCGCCGACACCGGCATCGAGGTTCGCACCTCGTTCCACAGCGGCGATGTGCCCTCGCACCAAGAAGCGTTCCGTGCAGCGATTGCCGCGGGCGCGACCGGCATTGTCACCAGCACGCCCGATCCGGGTTCCCTGACCGAGGTCATCGCAGAGGCCCATGACGCTGGCATCCCGGTCATCATCATTAACACTGAAGATGCCGACAGTGGCCGCGACGCCTACGTGGGCGGCGACAATGTCGAGATTGGCCGTCGTTGGGCGCAGTACCTCGTCGATAACGGCTTCGTCAGCGAAGGCGACTTCGTGTGGATGCCGGTGGAAGTCCCCGGCGCGACCTACCAGGCGCTGGAAACCGAAGGCATCTCCAGCGTGTTCGACCCGCTCGGGATCGAATACGAAGTGACCGACGCGACGCTTGACCAGGCGGAGATCATCACCCGCATGTCGGACTACCTGACCGCGAACCAGGACAATATCGACGCGATTATCGGCCTGGGCGACCTCGTGACGGGCAGCATCGCGCGCGTCTTCGATCAGGTTGGCGTTGAAGCTGGCGCGATTCCGGTGGTCGGTTGGGGCAACTCGCCCGAAACCGCCCAGGAAGTGCTGGATGGATACGTGAATGCGGCAATGTGGCAGGATCCGCAGGCGACCAGCTACATGGGCCTGACCATGGCTATGATGGCGTCCAGCGGCATTCCGCCGGGGTTCGACGTCATCGTCGGCACCCTGTACGAAGCCGATTCGGCTGAGATCTACCTCAACATCATGCAGGGCGGCTAA